The Marinobacter halotolerans genome includes a window with the following:
- a CDS encoding heme ABC transporter ATP-binding protein → MLSVQNLSVSLGGTEIVNGVDLDVAAGKLVMLLGPNGAGKSTVLKALSGEAPCQGGIHVDGKALTDWRPEHLAGRRAVMPQRVDVNFPLTAEEVVRLGRPRGTPASDPVVMELLRALELEHLAHRLVPGLSGGEQQRVQLARVLAQIIDCPHESLLLLDECTSALDPAHQQLVLELIRHLARARGIAVLAIVHDLNLAAQFGDRLMLMASGRSVLHGRAEQVLTPANLRLVYGFHARVIQLPEGYPMVIPTGQVAGQTAPSKPSCRQAS, encoded by the coding sequence ATGCTTTCCGTTCAGAACCTGTCGGTGTCCCTGGGCGGCACCGAGATTGTTAACGGTGTCGACCTGGACGTGGCGGCCGGTAAACTCGTCATGCTGCTCGGCCCGAACGGGGCCGGTAAATCCACTGTCCTGAAAGCGTTGAGCGGTGAAGCACCGTGTCAGGGGGGCATTCACGTTGACGGCAAGGCATTGACCGATTGGCGGCCAGAGCACTTGGCGGGGCGCCGGGCGGTAATGCCCCAGCGGGTTGATGTCAATTTCCCGCTGACGGCTGAGGAAGTCGTGCGATTAGGTAGGCCTCGCGGGACGCCGGCCAGCGATCCGGTGGTGATGGAGCTTTTGCGCGCCCTCGAATTGGAACACCTGGCGCACCGGTTGGTGCCTGGGTTGTCTGGCGGCGAGCAGCAGCGCGTGCAGTTGGCCCGGGTTCTGGCGCAGATCATCGACTGCCCGCATGAGAGCCTATTGCTGCTCGACGAGTGTACTTCAGCTCTGGATCCAGCCCATCAGCAACTGGTGCTGGAGTTGATTCGACATCTGGCCCGCGCCCGAGGTATTGCGGTCCTGGCGATTGTGCACGATCTCAATCTGGCCGCGCAGTTTGGTGACCGGTTGATGCTGATGGCCTCGGGGCGTAGCGTTCTGCATGGGCGGGCAGAGCAGGTTCTGACGCCCGCGAATCTCAGGCTGGTGTACGGCTTTCACGCCCGGGTTATCCAGTTGCCGGAAGGGTATCCGATGGTGATTCCCACTGGACAGGTCGCCGGTCAGACAGCCCCGTCGAAACCCAGCTGTCGCCAGGCCTCATAG
- a CDS encoding FecCD family ABC transporter permease, producing the protein MIRDAAGRFRFGPALVLMLAAAGCAALASVTSGAYPLAVADMLNVLAGREAADPVASMVMMEVRLPRFLLGFLVGAVLAVAGAILQGLFRNPLADPGLIGVSAGASLAAIAVIVLGSTWLGDWIAFAGEWALPVAAFTGGSGTVLLAWRIANRAGQTSVATLLLAGIAINAVAGAATGLLTFYATDEELRSLTFWTMGSLGHATWDDLLVGAPFMVLALVAAPWLVRPLDAFLLGESVVGHLGYRTDTVKKVAIVVVGLGVGAAVAVSGLIGFVGLVVPHLVRQLLGASHRVVLPLSALLGGTLLVAADSIARVVVAPAELPIGLMMALIGGPFFLALLLRIKVT; encoded by the coding sequence ATGATTCGTGACGCTGCCGGCCGGTTCCGGTTTGGGCCGGCCCTGGTACTGATGCTAGCCGCCGCCGGATGTGCGGCGTTGGCGTCAGTTACCAGCGGGGCATACCCTCTGGCGGTTGCGGACATGTTGAACGTGCTGGCGGGAAGGGAGGCCGCCGACCCGGTGGCGTCCATGGTAATGATGGAAGTGCGACTCCCCCGGTTTTTGCTCGGCTTCTTGGTGGGCGCCGTGTTGGCCGTCGCCGGCGCCATTCTGCAGGGTTTGTTTCGCAATCCGCTGGCGGACCCAGGCCTGATTGGCGTTTCTGCCGGTGCCTCCCTGGCGGCCATCGCGGTGATTGTGTTGGGCAGCACCTGGCTGGGCGACTGGATTGCCTTCGCGGGTGAGTGGGCCTTGCCCGTGGCGGCGTTTACAGGCGGCAGTGGCACGGTGTTGCTGGCCTGGCGCATTGCCAACCGGGCGGGCCAGACCTCAGTGGCAACCCTGCTGTTGGCGGGCATCGCGATTAACGCGGTGGCCGGCGCAGCAACGGGCCTACTGACGTTCTACGCCACCGATGAAGAACTGCGTTCATTGACGTTCTGGACCATGGGTAGCCTGGGCCATGCAACCTGGGATGACCTCTTGGTGGGCGCGCCTTTCATGGTGCTGGCGCTGGTCGCCGCTCCCTGGCTGGTTCGGCCTCTCGATGCCTTTCTGTTGGGCGAGTCGGTGGTGGGGCATCTGGGCTACCGAACCGATACGGTCAAAAAAGTCGCGATTGTGGTGGTCGGTCTAGGGGTTGGCGCCGCGGTCGCCGTCAGCGGCCTGATTGGTTTTGTCGGCCTGGTGGTGCCCCATCTGGTTCGACAGTTGCTGGGTGCCAGTCATCGGGTGGTGCTTCCGCTGAGCGCTCTGCTCGGTGGCACCTTGCTGGTCGCCGCCGATTCCATTGCGCGGGTGGTCGTGGCGCCGGCGGAACTGCCCATCGGATTGATGATGGCGCTGATCGGTGGGCCCTTCTTTCTGGCGCTGTTATTAAGAATCAAGGTGACTTGA